A section of the Acidobacterium capsulatum ATCC 51196 genome encodes:
- the flgM gene encoding flagellar biosynthesis anti-sigma factor FlgM, whose product MKIDDVSQSAATHTASPAASVAGSSSSVTGVRKPESAPATAEAGDSATVSAGASQLAGTSDVRMEKVAGVQQALAAGSYHVSSGDLADSLIASMMRKS is encoded by the coding sequence ATGAAAATTGACGACGTTTCTCAGTCTGCAGCGACGCACACCGCATCCCCAGCGGCTTCTGTGGCCGGAAGTTCATCTTCTGTCACCGGTGTTCGCAAGCCGGAGTCTGCTCCTGCAACAGCAGAGGCGGGGGATTCGGCGACTGTGAGTGCGGGCGCCAGCCAACTGGCCGGTACCAGCGATGTCCGGATGGAGAAAGTTGCCGGGGTGCAGCAGGCTTTGGCGGCAGGCAGCTACCATGTCAGCTCCGGCGATCTGGCCGACAGTCTTATCGCATCCATGATGCGGAAGAGTTAA
- a CDS encoding flagellar basal body L-ring protein FlgH yields the protein MNRQAWASPLGPAWVCAILLTVLAATPALAGKAKRRSPGDHSPPDIALRKYIAEVEAESAAETRTPGAIWSSDGRLTQLYSDVRAVHVHDPVSVVVSESLAASTDGTVKDSRSSSANSQVSSLFGALHAGNALNNLVNQASGSTLNAQGESVTSSSLTTIFGGEVEAVLPNGMMVIQAVRQLTFSQQTQLITLRGLIRPEDINSQNQILSTNISDLEIQVTGKGIVNDATHRQNPVVRFLERLVVF from the coding sequence GTGAACCGGCAAGCGTGGGCAAGCCCCTTGGGGCCGGCATGGGTCTGCGCGATCCTGCTGACGGTGCTGGCCGCGACGCCGGCCCTGGCAGGGAAAGCGAAACGACGCTCTCCGGGGGACCATTCGCCGCCGGATATCGCCTTGCGCAAATATATTGCCGAGGTCGAGGCCGAGAGCGCAGCGGAAACGCGCACGCCGGGCGCCATCTGGAGCAGCGATGGGCGGCTGACGCAGCTTTACTCCGATGTGCGCGCCGTCCATGTGCATGATCCCGTTTCCGTCGTGGTCTCCGAGAGTCTGGCGGCGTCCACCGATGGCACGGTGAAGGACTCGCGTTCCAGTTCCGCGAACTCTCAGGTTTCTTCGCTTTTCGGCGCGCTTCATGCCGGCAATGCGCTGAACAATCTGGTGAACCAGGCCTCCGGGTCCACGCTCAATGCGCAGGGGGAGAGTGTGACCAGCTCGAGCCTGACCACAATCTTCGGCGGGGAAGTCGAGGCGGTTTTGCCGAATGGCATGATGGTGATCCAGGCCGTGCGGCAGTTGACCTTCAGCCAGCAGACGCAATTAATCACGCTGCGGGGACTCATCCGGCCCGAGGACATCAATTCGCAGAACCAGATTCTGTCCACCAATATCTCTGATCTGGAAATTCAGGTGACGGGCAAGGGAATCGTCAATGACGCAACCCACCGCCAGAACCCGGTCGTGCGCTTCCTCGAACGGCTGGTGGTCTTCTAG
- a CDS encoding flagellar basal body P-ring protein FlgI, translating into MRGIWTKRIALGVWLATAVFAHAADVSSPSDLSPRLARVKDVSSVEGIRDNQLIGYGIVVGLHNTGDSSQTVFPVQTLLSTLQRMGVNLQGNSLASTMQVRNMAAVFIAATLPPFAEPGTKLDVTVSSAGDARSLEGGLLLMSPLYGPDGRIYAQAQGPLVLGGYSVQANGNSKSVNDPTTGIVPDGAMVERAVPVDLADLRPLTLLLDNADFRTAEQMADAINHSLGKKVATAVDGRRVTLTTAPGEDIAALLARVQAVEVQVYPKAIVVVNERTGTVVIGGQVRLQPVTILHGGLTVTVQSHLEVSQPGPLSSGTTQVVRQTTINAQDKPANQIVLKNGATVQDLVASLQQIGATARDIISILQAMKQAQALEADLEVQ; encoded by the coding sequence GTGCGAGGAATCTGGACAAAACGGATCGCGCTTGGAGTGTGGCTGGCCACGGCGGTCTTCGCCCATGCGGCAGACGTGTCGAGTCCATCCGATCTCTCGCCTCGTCTGGCGCGGGTCAAGGATGTGTCCTCGGTCGAGGGCATTCGCGACAATCAGTTGATCGGATACGGCATTGTGGTGGGCCTGCATAATACGGGCGATAGCTCGCAGACGGTTTTCCCAGTGCAGACGCTACTCTCCACCTTGCAGCGGATGGGCGTCAACCTGCAGGGAAACTCGCTGGCCTCGACCATGCAGGTGCGCAACATGGCGGCGGTATTCATCGCGGCCACGCTGCCTCCGTTTGCCGAGCCCGGCACGAAACTCGACGTAACGGTCTCCTCGGCCGGCGATGCGCGCAGTCTCGAAGGCGGCCTCCTGCTGATGAGTCCGCTTTATGGTCCCGATGGCCGCATCTATGCGCAGGCGCAAGGCCCGCTGGTCCTGGGCGGCTATTCGGTGCAGGCCAATGGAAACTCCAAGTCGGTCAACGACCCTACCACCGGAATCGTACCCGATGGCGCAATGGTCGAACGCGCGGTGCCGGTGGATCTGGCGGATCTGAGGCCCCTGACTCTTCTGCTGGACAACGCGGACTTTCGCACCGCCGAGCAGATGGCCGATGCGATCAACCACTCCCTCGGCAAAAAGGTCGCGACCGCCGTCGATGGCCGCCGTGTGACGCTGACGACCGCGCCCGGAGAGGATATCGCGGCTCTGCTGGCCCGGGTGCAGGCGGTCGAAGTGCAGGTTTACCCCAAAGCCATCGTCGTGGTCAATGAGCGCACGGGCACCGTGGTGATCGGCGGCCAGGTGCGGCTGCAGCCGGTGACCATTCTGCATGGCGGCCTGACCGTCACCGTGCAGAGCCACCTGGAGGTTTCGCAGCCCGGACCTTTGAGCAGCGGCACCACTCAGGTGGTGCGACAGACTACCATCAATGCGCAGGACAAACCCGCCAACCAGATTGTGCTGAAGAATGGCGCTACTGTGCAGGATCTGGTCGCGAGCCTCCAACAGATCGGCGCGACGGCGCGCGATATCATCTCGATTCTGCAGGCCATGAAGCAGGCCCAGGCCCTCGAAGCCGACCTGGAGGTGCAATGA